From a single Raphanus sativus cultivar WK10039 chromosome 3, ASM80110v3, whole genome shotgun sequence genomic region:
- the LOC108847872 gene encoding uncharacterized protein LOC108847872 isoform X2, with translation MMKFCFMTSHGYSIPGGLGPPHELSKVEIIKSNRSYLVNPGAKQEIIPASSFNLNPDHLEPWKPVSSLNKSSQFVELDSSMMKPLLMDVHDKAPESLVLSFGIAEKYARQEKVMEFLLSRSEEFKERGFDMSMLSELMELEAMKSSSQLLPYGASSVLYLNQDLEKPVLDLVRDMMENPEFSLKPNDHLLFSSSSNAELNDILSVASEYSLSRDSTKWRQLSPLIPHFQRFGSEVLTPVTVLAPLKSPEKTRLKPSPKKQNTKRKAKERDLYKRNHLHAYESLLSLMIGNDHQNKQTTILTLQRSCGELSELLTQFSVTAAGTGMAVLFSVLCSLASRRVPFCANKFFDTGLGFSLVILSWAVNRLREVIVHVNRKANKPCSCLKGDEIVNNVERSIKEVYFRAATVIAVFALRFAC, from the exons atgatgaagttTTGCTTCATGACCTCTCATGGCTATTCAATCCCTGGTGGGCTTGGTCCTCCTCATGAGCTCAGTAAGGTTGAGATCATCAAG AGTAACCGGTCTTATCTGGTGAACCCTGGAGCAAAACAAGAGATCATACCTGCAAGCTCCTTCAACCTGAATCCAGACCACTTGGAACCATGGAAACCGGTTTCTTCACTGAACAAATCTAGCCAATTCGTGGAGCTTGACTCATCCATGATGAAACCTCTGCTCATGGATGTTCATG ACAAGGCACCAGAATCTCTGGTTCTGAGCTTTGGAATCGCCGAGAAGTACGCGAGACAAGAGAAAGTGATGGAGTTTCTACTCTCTCGGTCAGAGGAATTCAAGGAAAGAGGGTTTGATATGTCTATGTTATCTGAATTGATGGAGCTAGAGGCTATGAAATCAAGTTCTCAGCTACTTCCATACGGTGCTTCCTCTGTTCTTTACTTGAATCAAGATTTGGAGAAACCGGTTTTGGATCTCGTTAGGGATATGATGGAGAATCCAGAGTTCTCTCTGAAACCAAATGATCACCTTCTCTTCTCCTCAAGTAGCAATGCTGAGCTGAATGATATACTTTCAGTCGCTTCTGAGTACAGTTTGTCGAGAGATTCAACAAAATGGAGACAGCTCTCACCGCTTATCCCACACTTCCAGAG GTTTGGCAGTGAAGTATTAACACCAGTTACAGTATTAGCACCTTTGAAGAG TCCTGAGAAAACCAGGCTCAAGCCTTCAccaaagaaacaaaacacaaagCGTAAAGCTAAAGAGAGAGACCTCTACAAAAGGAACCATCTCCACGCTTACGAGAGCCTTCTGTCATTAATGATAGGCAATGATCATCAAAACAAACAGACTACAATACTCACTTTACAGAGATCATGCGGAGAGCTCTCAGAGCTTCTTACTCAGTTTTCAGTCACCGCTGCTGGAACAGGAATGGCTGTGCTCTTCTCTGTGCTATGTAGCCTTGCTTCAAGGCGTGTGCCCTTTTGCGCAAACAAGTTCTTCGACACCGGACTTGGTTTCAGTTTGGTGATACTGTCTTGGGCTGTGAATAGACTGAGGGAAGTGATTGTTCATGTCAATAGGAAAGCAAACAAGCCATGCTCATGTTTGAAGGGTGATGAGATCGTGAACAATGTGGAGAGAAGTATCAAGGAGGTCTACTTCAGAGCTGCCACTGTAATCGCTGTGTTTGCACTTAGGTTTGCATGTTGA
- the LOC108847872 gene encoding uncharacterized protein LOC108847872 isoform X1 encodes MMKFCFMTSHGYSIPGGLGPPHELSKVEIIKSNRSYLVNPGAKQEIIPASSFNLNPDHLEPWKPVSSLNKSSQFVELDSSMMKPLLMDVHGKDKAPESLVLSFGIAEKYARQEKVMEFLLSRSEEFKERGFDMSMLSELMELEAMKSSSQLLPYGASSVLYLNQDLEKPVLDLVRDMMENPEFSLKPNDHLLFSSSSNAELNDILSVASEYSLSRDSTKWRQLSPLIPHFQRFGSEVLTPVTVLAPLKSPEKTRLKPSPKKQNTKRKAKERDLYKRNHLHAYESLLSLMIGNDHQNKQTTILTLQRSCGELSELLTQFSVTAAGTGMAVLFSVLCSLASRRVPFCANKFFDTGLGFSLVILSWAVNRLREVIVHVNRKANKPCSCLKGDEIVNNVERSIKEVYFRAATVIAVFALRFAC; translated from the exons atgatgaagttTTGCTTCATGACCTCTCATGGCTATTCAATCCCTGGTGGGCTTGGTCCTCCTCATGAGCTCAGTAAGGTTGAGATCATCAAG AGTAACCGGTCTTATCTGGTGAACCCTGGAGCAAAACAAGAGATCATACCTGCAAGCTCCTTCAACCTGAATCCAGACCACTTGGAACCATGGAAACCGGTTTCTTCACTGAACAAATCTAGCCAATTCGTGGAGCTTGACTCATCCATGATGAAACCTCTGCTCATGGATGTTCATGGTAAGG ACAAGGCACCAGAATCTCTGGTTCTGAGCTTTGGAATCGCCGAGAAGTACGCGAGACAAGAGAAAGTGATGGAGTTTCTACTCTCTCGGTCAGAGGAATTCAAGGAAAGAGGGTTTGATATGTCTATGTTATCTGAATTGATGGAGCTAGAGGCTATGAAATCAAGTTCTCAGCTACTTCCATACGGTGCTTCCTCTGTTCTTTACTTGAATCAAGATTTGGAGAAACCGGTTTTGGATCTCGTTAGGGATATGATGGAGAATCCAGAGTTCTCTCTGAAACCAAATGATCACCTTCTCTTCTCCTCAAGTAGCAATGCTGAGCTGAATGATATACTTTCAGTCGCTTCTGAGTACAGTTTGTCGAGAGATTCAACAAAATGGAGACAGCTCTCACCGCTTATCCCACACTTCCAGAG GTTTGGCAGTGAAGTATTAACACCAGTTACAGTATTAGCACCTTTGAAGAG TCCTGAGAAAACCAGGCTCAAGCCTTCAccaaagaaacaaaacacaaagCGTAAAGCTAAAGAGAGAGACCTCTACAAAAGGAACCATCTCCACGCTTACGAGAGCCTTCTGTCATTAATGATAGGCAATGATCATCAAAACAAACAGACTACAATACTCACTTTACAGAGATCATGCGGAGAGCTCTCAGAGCTTCTTACTCAGTTTTCAGTCACCGCTGCTGGAACAGGAATGGCTGTGCTCTTCTCTGTGCTATGTAGCCTTGCTTCAAGGCGTGTGCCCTTTTGCGCAAACAAGTTCTTCGACACCGGACTTGGTTTCAGTTTGGTGATACTGTCTTGGGCTGTGAATAGACTGAGGGAAGTGATTGTTCATGTCAATAGGAAAGCAAACAAGCCATGCTCATGTTTGAAGGGTGATGAGATCGTGAACAATGTGGAGAGAAGTATCAAGGAGGTCTACTTCAGAGCTGCCACTGTAATCGCTGTGTTTGCACTTAGGTTTGCATGTTGA
- the LOC108843872 gene encoding elongation factor Tu, mitochondrial, with protein sequence MASVALRNPNSKRLLPFSTQIYSRCGGSSISSSPSISHSIGGGDDLSPSTFGASLLRSMATFTRNKPHVNVGTIGHVDHGKTTLTAAITKVLAEEGKAKAIAFDEIDKAPEEKKRGITIATAHVEYETAKRHYAHVDCPGHADYVKNMITGAAQMDGGILVVSGPDGPMPQTKEHILLARQVGVPSLVCFLNKVDVVDDPELLELVEMELRELLSFYKFPGDDIPIIRGSALCALQGTNDEIGRQAILKLMDAVDEYIPDPVRVLDKPFLMPIEDVFSIQGRGTVATGRIEQGVIKVGEEVEILGLKDGPPMKSTVTGVEMFKKILDNGQAGDNVGLLLRGLKREDIQRGMVIAKPGSCKTYKKFEAEIYVLTKDEGGRHTAFLSNYRPQFYLRTADITGRVELPEEVKMVMPGDNVTAVFELIMPVPLEIGQRFALREGGRTVGAGVVSKVMT encoded by the exons ATGGCCTCCGTTGCTCTTCGAAACCCTAACTCCAAGCGTCTACTCCCCTTCTCCACTCAGATCTACTCTCGCTGCGGTGGTAGTTCCATCTCTTCCTCTCCCTCGATCTCTCACTCAATCGGAGGAGGAGATGATCTCTCTCCCTCGACCTTCGGAGCTTCTCTCTTGAGATCCATGGCCACCTTTACTCGAAA TAAACCTCATGTGAATGTCGGAACGATTGGTCATGTAGATCACGGGAAGACCACTTTGACTGCTGCTATCACAAAG GTTCTTGCTGAGGAGGGTAAAGCTAAAGCTATTGCCTTTGATGAGATTGATAAAGCtcctgaggagaagaagagaggaatCACTATTGCCACG GCTCATGTGGAGTACGAGACTGCTAAGCGTCACTATGCTCATGTTGATTGCCCTGGTCACGCTGATTATGTTAAG AATATGATTACTGGAGCTGCACAAATGGATGGTGGGATTCTTGTGGTTTCAGGTCCAGATGGACCCATGCCTCAGACCAAGGAACATATTCTACTTGCGCGTCAG GTTGGCGTTCCATCACTTGTTTGCTTCTTGAACAAAGTTGATGTTGTGGATGATCCAGAGTTGTTGGAGCTTGTTGAGATGGAACTACGTG AACTTCTCAGCTTCTACAAGTTTCCTGGTGATGATATCCCCATCATCCGTGGTTCAGCTCTGTGTGCACTTCAGGGCACAAACGATGAAATTGGAAGGCAAGCTATTTTAAAGCTGATGGATGCTGTTGATGAGTACATTCCTGACCCTGTTCGTGTGCTCGACAAACCTTTCTTGATGCCAATTGAAGATGTTTTCTCAATCCAA gGACGTGGAACTGTTGCAACCGGTCGTATTGAGCAAGGAGTCATCAAAGTTGGTGAAGAAGTTGAGATATTGGGTTTAAAAGAC GGACCTCCAATGAAATCAACTGTAACTGGGGTTGAGATGTTCAAGAAGATTTTGGATAATGGACAG GCTGGTGATAACGTAGGACTTCTTCTGCGTGGGCTCAAGAGAGAAGACATTCAACGTGGAATG GTGATTGCTAAGCCTGGTTCATGCAAGACGTACAAGAAGTTTGAAGCAGAGATCTACGTGCTCACCAAGGACGAAGGTGGACGTCACACTGCCTTTTTATCAAACTACAGGCCTCAGTTTTACTTGAGGACTGCAGATATCACTGGAAGAGTAGAGTTACCAGAAGAGGTGAAGATGGTTATGCCTGGTGACAATGTCACTGCAGTGTTCGAGCTTATCATGCCTGTCCCACTCGAAATAG GTCAAAGATTTGCCCTGAGGGAAGGAGGTAGAACAGTTGGAGCTGGTGTTGTATCAAAAGTGATGACTTGA
- the LOC108844838 gene encoding uncharacterized protein LOC108844838 — translation MKIFSWNVRGINSSGRQRVVRDWLQNLGSSVGALLETHVQEENLVSILGAVAPGWRYDSNYSEAAGGRIWLLWRSNLSVVVYLKTDQLILCGVLDPAPGNSCTLGFIYARNNESERSLLWRDLVIAASNSLVAASPLLVLGDFNQILTAAEHFSLQPYDLPVRGMEEFQRTLEDSNLSDLDIRGSFFTWSNHRPKDPILRKLDRVLCNERWREKYPEAVCVFEAPGDSDHSPAVMSFSFLPLTRKCSFKYFSFISSHPNFIVEMLKAWEESIPVGSKLFSLGQRLKKAKATCRRLNREGFGNIQQRAKEALENLKLIQLDLLSSPSDSLFRQEFVARKK, via the coding sequence ATGAAGATATTTAGTTGGAACGTTAGAGGAATAAATAGTTCTGGTCGTCAGAGAGTGGTCCGGGATTGGCTTCAGAATCTGGGGTCATCAGTTGGAGCATTGTTGGAAACTCATGTACAGGAAGAGAATCTTGTTTCAATTTTGGGAGCAGTTGCTCCGGGTTGGAGGTATGACAGCAATTATTCAGAAGCAGCAGGAGGTAGGATCTGGCTTTTGTGGAGATCAAATTTGTCAGTAGTGGTGTACCTAAAGACAGATCAGCTAATTTTGTGTGGAGTTTTGGATCCTGCGCCGGGTAACAGTTGCACACTTGGTTTCATTTATGCTAGAAATAATGAATCGGAGAGAAGTTTGCTTTGGAGGGATCTAGTCATAGCAGCAAGCAATTCGTTGGTGGCAGCTTCGCCTTTGCTCGTGCTTGGAGACTTTAATCAAATTCTCACGGCGGCAGAACACTTTTCATTGCAACCCTACGATCTCCCGGTGCGAGGGATGGAGGAGTTTCAGAGGACTTTAGAGGACAGTAACCTTTCAGACTTGGATATCAGAGGGTCTTTTTTCACTTGGTCTAATCACCGTCCGAAGGATCCAATTTTGAGGAAGTTGGATAGAGTCCTTTGCAATGAGAGGTGGAGGGAGAAGTATCCGGAGGCTGTCTGCGTGTTTGAAGCTCCGGGAGACTCTGATCATTCGCCAGCAGTTATGTCGTTCTCCTTTCTCCCGTTGACTAGAAAGTgtagtttcaaatatttttctttcatcTCTTCACATCCAAACTTTATAGTGGAGATGTTGAAGGCGTGGGAGGAAAGTATTCCGGTGGGCTCCAAGTTGTTCTCTTTGGGACAGAGGTTGAAGAAAGCAAAAGCTACATGTCGTAGACTGAATAGAGAAGGGTTCGGTAATATTCAACAAAGAGCCAAGGAAGCTTTAGAGAACTTAAAGCTGATCCAGCTAGATTTGCTCTCCTCTCCATCTGACTCTCTATTCCGTCAAGAATTTGTTGCGCGCAAGAAATGA